One part of the Sorangiineae bacterium MSr11954 genome encodes these proteins:
- a CDS encoding ATP-binding protein codes for MMGESFLSSEPARPQAADAPSWHELNRRALYASLEVLRLRLLHGLDVGPEARPDPDPEPEHGPETIASMLARAEDALEEAHAHLGSRGTLESLVATFDLSSFERDVLLLAAGPKLRPGFLAELRGNGAAHGPVAATFELAFRALPSPHWAAATPASPLRFHHLIELDRPEDPVQSPLRIDERILFFLLGLASLDSRLLGHLVPVPEPEYDLPADYARLARTIRALWSGGSARPILQLGGPDPDGKRAIAAVGCAGAGLLLYAIRGADAQCDVAQRAMFARLIDRELALAGAALLIEIDEDEPEEGRAARALMARMRMPVLIARARPLSNLPRPDVRVDVEPLGPEDQRRLWRAHIGAAIEREPQAVDEVVGHFRFGPGAIRSTAAAFHASDLGGGSAGARLWEICRRNGRSHTSDLVQRIQSDVGWDDLILPEGRKEGLAQIAAHLVHKTKVYERWGFGQRGARGLGLTALFYGDSGTGKTLAAEVIANHVRLDLWRVDLSRVLDKYIGETEKNLRRIFDVAEESGAILLFDEADALFAKRTEVKDSVDRFANVEVSYLLQRMEAYGGLAILTTNMYASLDSAFMRRLRFVEHFPFPRAEQRARIWERAFPKGAPISGLHMGRLAQLNLAGGNIQNIAVNAAFLAAAEGSAITMAHVLRAARRECEKLERQLADAEVAGWI; via the coding sequence ATGATGGGCGAATCCTTCCTCTCGTCCGAGCCCGCGAGGCCGCAAGCCGCGGATGCACCCTCGTGGCACGAGCTCAATCGCCGTGCCTTGTACGCGTCCCTCGAGGTGCTCCGGCTTCGGCTCCTTCACGGTCTGGATGTCGGCCCCGAGGCGAGGCCCGATCCCGATCCCGAGCCGGAGCACGGCCCCGAGACGATCGCGTCCATGCTCGCGCGCGCCGAGGACGCGCTCGAAGAGGCCCACGCGCACCTCGGCTCACGCGGGACCCTCGAGTCCCTGGTCGCCACCTTCGACCTGTCCTCCTTCGAGCGCGATGTTCTGCTCCTGGCCGCCGGCCCCAAGCTCCGCCCCGGGTTCCTGGCCGAACTTCGCGGGAACGGCGCGGCGCACGGGCCCGTCGCGGCGACCTTCGAGCTCGCGTTTCGCGCGCTGCCGTCCCCGCACTGGGCGGCCGCCACGCCCGCGTCGCCGCTTCGCTTCCACCATTTGATCGAGCTCGATCGCCCCGAGGATCCGGTTCAAAGCCCGCTTCGCATCGACGAACGGATCCTCTTCTTCTTGCTCGGCCTCGCGAGCCTGGATTCGCGTCTGCTGGGGCACCTCGTGCCCGTCCCCGAGCCCGAATACGACCTGCCCGCCGATTACGCGCGCCTCGCCCGAACGATCCGCGCGCTCTGGTCGGGCGGCAGCGCGCGGCCGATCCTTCAACTCGGCGGCCCCGATCCCGACGGCAAGCGCGCGATCGCCGCCGTTGGATGCGCCGGCGCGGGGCTCTTGCTCTATGCGATTCGCGGCGCCGATGCGCAATGCGATGTCGCGCAGCGAGCCATGTTCGCGAGGTTGATCGATCGCGAGCTCGCCCTCGCCGGCGCCGCGCTCCTGATTGAAATCGACGAGGACGAGCCGGAAGAAGGACGCGCGGCGCGCGCGTTGATGGCGCGCATGCGCATGCCGGTGCTGATCGCGCGCGCCCGGCCGCTCTCGAACCTCCCGCGGCCCGATGTGCGGGTCGATGTCGAGCCGCTGGGTCCCGAAGACCAGCGGCGGCTCTGGCGCGCCCACATTGGGGCGGCCATCGAGCGCGAGCCGCAAGCGGTCGACGAGGTCGTCGGGCACTTTCGCTTTGGCCCGGGCGCCATTCGCTCCACCGCGGCCGCCTTTCATGCGAGCGACCTCGGAGGTGGATCGGCGGGCGCGCGGCTCTGGGAGATCTGCCGCCGGAATGGGCGCTCGCATACGTCGGATTTGGTCCAGCGGATCCAGTCCGACGTGGGGTGGGATGACTTGATTCTTCCCGAAGGACGCAAAGAGGGGCTGGCGCAGATCGCGGCGCACCTGGTCCACAAGACGAAGGTGTACGAACGTTGGGGCTTCGGCCAAAGGGGCGCGCGCGGGCTCGGCCTCACGGCGCTGTTTTACGGAGACAGCGGCACCGGCAAGACGTTGGCCGCGGAGGTCATCGCCAACCATGTCCGGCTGGATCTGTGGCGGGTCGATCTCAGCCGCGTGCTCGATAAGTACATCGGGGAGACCGAGAAGAACCTGCGCCGCATCTTCGATGTGGCGGAGGAGAGCGGCGCGATTTTGCTGTTCGACGAGGCCGACGCCTTGTTCGCCAAACGCACCGAGGTGAAGGACAGCGTCGATCGGTTCGCGAATGTCGAGGTGAGCTACCTCCTGCAGCGCATGGAGGCGTACGGCGGCCTCGCCATCCTCACCACCAACATGTACGCCTCGCTCGACAGCGCGTTCATGCGCCGGCTTCGGTTCGTCGAGCACTTCCCATTTCCGCGGGCGGAGCAGCGCGCGCGCATTTGGGAGCGCGCGTTTCCTAAAGGGGCGCCGATCTCCGGTCTGCACATGGGGCGGCTCGCGCAGCTCAATCTGGCGGGCGGCAACATTCAAAACATCGCGGTCAACGCCGCCTTCCTCGCCGCCGCCGAGGGGAGCGCGATCACCATGGCGCACGTGCTCCGCGCGGCGCGCCGGGAGTGCGAGAAGCTGGAGCGCCAGCTCGCCGACGCGGAGGTCGCGGGATGGATATGA
- a CDS encoding DUF4255 domain-containing protein, protein MSNSLAVATVTATLKNLLMSAFTSNAADPLAGATVTTLNPAERDAKTGANVFLYRVSPNAQMRNLALPSRDDSGMTVTPPQAALDLHYLISFYGDQTVWEPQRLLGVAVRTLNAQPVLSPGIVAQTLASLAASTTTAFMGQSDLASSIERVRLTEAEISLEEMSKLWSILLQTKYALSVLYVASVILLDSPEQGTTALPVLRTNLSIHPMRAVALDEVVGTEPALFGAIVAGSQVELLGTGLGDAQLAVVLDGNRAASSAPVIVSRAEDRLRFVLPSNLLAGAHGVQVASPTPGASGASGASGASGASGAFPSATTLSTVESNPLAFLLRPQMSTIGTNGVAPTSNGRFSGTIRVSVTPLATGAQTVQLLLNPKSPSLAGTPGIVLPLDPSSFGSPPGSSAQLDFPFHDVAGGTYAVRLRVDGAESPPVVLPTSPPSIGPEVAIP, encoded by the coding sequence GTGAGCAACTCCCTAGCCGTCGCGACGGTCACGGCGACCCTCAAGAATTTGCTGATGAGCGCCTTTACGTCGAACGCGGCCGACCCGCTCGCCGGGGCGACCGTTACCACCCTCAACCCGGCCGAGCGCGACGCCAAGACGGGCGCGAACGTCTTTCTTTACCGCGTTTCGCCGAATGCGCAGATGCGAAACCTGGCGCTGCCCTCGCGCGACGATTCGGGCATGACGGTGACCCCGCCGCAAGCTGCGCTGGATCTGCATTACCTCATTAGCTTTTACGGGGACCAAACGGTGTGGGAGCCCCAACGCTTGCTGGGCGTGGCCGTGCGCACCCTGAACGCGCAACCCGTGCTCTCCCCCGGCATCGTCGCGCAGACGCTCGCCTCGCTCGCCGCGTCCACCACCACGGCCTTCATGGGGCAATCCGATTTGGCCAGCAGCATCGAGAGGGTCCGGCTGACGGAGGCGGAGATCTCGTTGGAGGAGATGTCCAAGCTCTGGTCCATCCTTCTGCAGACCAAGTACGCCCTCTCGGTCCTCTATGTCGCATCCGTGATCCTGCTCGACAGCCCGGAGCAGGGGACGACGGCGCTCCCCGTTCTTCGAACCAACCTGTCGATCCACCCCATGCGCGCGGTCGCGCTCGACGAGGTCGTCGGAACGGAGCCGGCCCTGTTTGGCGCCATCGTCGCCGGATCGCAGGTCGAGCTGCTCGGAACGGGGTTAGGCGACGCGCAGCTGGCCGTCGTCCTCGATGGCAACCGGGCCGCCTCCAGCGCCCCGGTCATCGTGTCGCGCGCGGAGGATCGCCTTCGATTCGTCTTGCCGTCGAACCTCTTGGCCGGGGCGCACGGCGTCCAGGTCGCGTCGCCCACACCAGGCGCGTCAGGCGCATCAGGCGCGTCAGGCGCGTCAGGCGCGTCGGGCGCATTTCCATCGGCGACGACCTTGTCGACGGTGGAGTCCAATCCGCTCGCGTTCCTTCTCCGTCCGCAGATGAGCACCATCGGAACGAACGGGGTCGCGCCCACCTCCAACGGCCGCTTCTCCGGCACCATCCGGGTATCGGTTACGCCGCTGGCGACCGGCGCGCAGACCGTCCAGCTCCTTTTGAACCCCAAGAGCCCCTCGCTCGCAGGAACGCCGGGTATCGTTCTTCCACTGGATCCGAGCTCGTTCGGTTCGCCGCCGGGATCGAGCGCGCAGCTCGACTTCCCATTCCACGACGTGGCCGGTGGAACGTACGCCGTGCGCCTGCGGGTCGACGGCGCCGAGAGCCCGCCGGTCGTTCTCCCCACGAGCCCTCCCAGCATCGGACCCGAGGTCGCGATCCCATGA
- a CDS encoding phage tail protein, whose amino-acid sequence MAKFNPKTQRRTPYANFKFQVFWNPNGPAIAGMSKVSGLKRTTEVIEYREGGEQSTTFKAPGRTKYDAITLERGVTHDTEFETWAGRVWLLDQGLGRESSLQDFRRNIYIALLNEAGQKVLAYNIWHCWVSEYQALPDLDANANAIAIQHIKLECEGWSRDLTFGEPAEPVFVIPTGA is encoded by the coding sequence ATGGCAAAGTTCAATCCAAAGACGCAACGGCGTACACCTTACGCCAATTTCAAGTTTCAGGTGTTTTGGAATCCAAATGGACCTGCCATTGCGGGCATGTCCAAGGTGAGCGGTCTAAAGAGGACCACCGAGGTCATCGAGTACCGGGAAGGGGGCGAGCAGAGCACGACCTTCAAGGCCCCCGGTCGCACCAAATACGATGCGATCACCTTGGAGCGCGGCGTGACGCACGATACCGAGTTCGAGACGTGGGCCGGGCGCGTATGGCTGCTCGATCAAGGGCTTGGCCGGGAGTCGTCCCTTCAAGATTTTCGCAGAAACATCTATATTGCCCTCCTGAACGAGGCGGGTCAGAAAGTACTCGCCTACAACATCTGGCATTGCTGGGTTTCGGAATACCAGGCCCTCCCCGATCTGGACGCCAACGCCAACGCCATTGCCATTCAGCACATCAAGCTGGAGTGCGAGGGCTGGTCGCGCGATCTCACGTTCGGCGAGCCGGCCGAGCCGGTCTTCGTCATCCCCACGGGCGCGTGA
- a CDS encoding glycosyltransferase, which produces MPTRDRRSFVPRAIQCFLKQEYESTELLILDDGDDPVRDLVPADHRIRYIRGERVQSVGAKRNVLCNEARGEIVIHWDDDDWYPSWRIRRQVDALRLPDAVISGTSTHYFCDASSGRTWRYQYIGAGPFVTGATLAYRKSFWEARRFQDVHVGEDTRFVEAPLAGRIVDLALPSLCVSTIHPKNVSPKLPFGTAWVAVEPAIVQSLLAEMPLGAAAEGALVSCIMPTAHRRAFVQLALELFAAQDYARAELIVVDSGDPVEDLCEGISRVRYVRAPRGATIGAQRNMACEHANGDIIVHWDDDDWYGPARLRRQIEPIASGRADVTGLVNQYTLNLADGSFWTMSEQLHERMFVGNVHGGTLAYRRALLADGVRYHDVNLAEDAALLRLLLRAGARLERIANDGIFVYVRHGRNAWTFDAGAFLDPAGWSRIDAPSTLSADVLERYLALGGQRAATAVVHARTQAREHAHAQDRANEALDCLGNTEIEWPHAPKELDRCVALVANERYAELVESALASLERFGDLPEVGRVLFVEGHAPRCEAIAARYGACIVKCRTLRGHPPSLKGVLYSMARVVRARQYLCLDADVLVLAGLRPLFEQHAALPKGHVLIAPEATRHAVATLGHALQSVYMATPHEVESLVGSRSAIAAEPHVINDGVFVADADALAKVDDFLRRAPLLREWVGARGDVWWRQKAALNIALAADRAIAPLDATYNMQLHIHPVEHDARTGGAMSRGAMSRDSIRVLHFNGAGRRLHAGWKQLVLG; this is translated from the coding sequence ATGCCCACGCGGGATCGGCGATCGTTCGTCCCGCGCGCGATTCAGTGCTTTTTGAAGCAAGAATACGAATCGACCGAGCTCCTGATCCTCGACGATGGCGACGACCCCGTGCGCGATCTGGTCCCCGCCGATCATCGTATCCGTTACATCCGAGGCGAGCGCGTGCAGAGCGTGGGCGCCAAACGAAACGTCCTCTGCAACGAGGCGCGCGGCGAGATTGTCATCCATTGGGATGACGACGATTGGTATCCATCTTGGCGCATCCGTCGCCAGGTCGACGCGCTGCGCCTTCCGGACGCGGTCATCTCCGGGACGAGCACGCACTACTTTTGCGACGCGTCGTCCGGTCGCACATGGCGTTATCAATATATCGGCGCCGGCCCCTTCGTGACGGGGGCCACGCTCGCCTACCGAAAATCGTTCTGGGAAGCGCGCCGCTTCCAGGACGTTCATGTCGGCGAGGACACACGCTTCGTCGAGGCCCCCTTGGCGGGACGGATCGTCGATCTCGCCCTCCCGTCCCTTTGCGTGAGCACCATCCACCCCAAGAACGTCTCCCCCAAGCTCCCCTTCGGCACCGCGTGGGTCGCCGTCGAGCCCGCGATCGTCCAAAGCTTGCTCGCGGAAATGCCGCTGGGCGCAGCCGCCGAGGGAGCGCTCGTGAGCTGCATCATGCCGACCGCCCATCGCCGCGCCTTCGTGCAGCTCGCGCTCGAGCTCTTTGCCGCGCAGGACTACGCGCGGGCGGAGCTCATCGTGGTCGACAGCGGCGATCCGGTCGAGGATCTCTGCGAGGGGATTTCACGGGTGCGTTATGTCCGAGCGCCGCGGGGGGCCACCATCGGAGCGCAGCGCAATATGGCCTGCGAGCACGCGAACGGCGACATCATCGTTCATTGGGACGATGACGACTGGTATGGTCCGGCGCGCCTTCGGAGGCAGATCGAACCCATCGCCTCGGGCCGCGCGGACGTGACGGGGCTGGTGAACCAATACACGTTGAACCTCGCCGACGGGAGCTTTTGGACGATGAGCGAGCAGCTCCACGAGCGCATGTTCGTGGGCAACGTTCACGGCGGCACCTTGGCGTACCGGCGCGCGCTGCTCGCGGACGGCGTCCGCTACCACGACGTCAACCTGGCCGAGGACGCCGCGCTGCTCCGGCTCTTGCTCCGCGCCGGCGCGCGATTGGAGCGGATCGCGAACGACGGGATCTTCGTCTATGTCCGGCATGGGCGCAATGCCTGGACATTCGACGCGGGCGCCTTCCTCGATCCAGCGGGGTGGTCGCGCATCGATGCCCCCTCGACCCTGAGCGCCGACGTGCTCGAACGCTACCTCGCGCTCGGAGGCCAACGCGCCGCCACCGCCGTCGTTCACGCGCGCACCCAGGCTCGCGAGCACGCGCACGCCCAGGATCGCGCAAACGAAGCGCTCGACTGCCTGGGAAACACGGAGATCGAATGGCCGCACGCACCGAAGGAGCTCGACCGCTGCGTGGCCCTGGTTGCAAACGAGCGTTACGCCGAGCTCGTCGAAAGCGCCTTGGCGTCACTGGAGCGCTTCGGCGATCTTCCGGAGGTGGGCCGCGTTCTCTTCGTGGAGGGCCACGCGCCGAGGTGCGAGGCCATCGCAGCCCGTTACGGCGCGTGCATCGTAAAATGCCGAACGCTCCGCGGCCATCCGCCCTCCCTGAAGGGCGTCCTCTATTCGATGGCGCGCGTCGTTCGCGCGCGTCAGTACTTGTGCCTCGACGCCGATGTGCTGGTGCTGGCCGGGCTCCGCCCCCTCTTCGAGCAGCACGCGGCCCTCCCCAAAGGCCATGTCCTCATTGCACCCGAAGCGACGCGACACGCTGTCGCGACACTGGGGCATGCGCTTCAATCCGTCTATATGGCCACACCGCACGAGGTGGAGTCGCTCGTTGGATCGCGATCCGCCATCGCCGCCGAGCCCCATGTGATCAACGACGGCGTCTTCGTGGCGGATGCGGATGCGCTCGCAAAGGTCGATGACTTTCTGCGCCGCGCCCCGCTCCTTCGCGAATGGGTGGGGGCGCGGGGCGATGTTTGGTGGAGGCAGAAGGCGGCCCTCAACATCGCCCTCGCCGCCGATCGCGCCATCGCACCCTTGGACGCAACGTACAACATGCAACTGCACATTCACCCCGTGGAACACGATGCACGCACCGGGGGTGCCATGTCGCGCGGCGCCATGTCGCGCGACTCCATTCGTGTGCTGCACTTCAACGGAGCAGGTCGCCGTCTCCACGCGGGGTGGAAGCAGCTCGTTTTGGGCTAA
- a CDS encoding sigma-70 family RNA polymerase sigma factor, which translates to MANDATSVALIAEYRPLLEYAKRLTRNGSEAHDLVHATLVRALWEGSEDGSDFPENVGAWLRTVLFRLFVDERRRSSKERSFDLSLLDQIEGIQDTENIEEPPPSWSCVSIEDVRQALPLLPRRFREPYVLFAFQQLSYKDIAIRLELSVATVGTRIARARSKLRLLLRAAYVEKRELGGAAADSARGSSSERF; encoded by the coding sequence TTGGCCAACGACGCGACCAGTGTGGCTTTAATTGCCGAATATCGCCCTCTGCTCGAGTATGCGAAACGGCTCACGCGAAACGGCTCCGAAGCGCACGATTTGGTGCACGCGACCCTGGTCCGCGCGCTTTGGGAGGGCAGCGAGGACGGCTCGGATTTCCCCGAGAATGTAGGGGCTTGGCTGCGCACCGTGCTCTTTCGGCTCTTCGTCGATGAGCGGCGGCGGAGCTCCAAAGAGCGAAGTTTCGATCTTTCGCTCCTCGACCAAATCGAGGGTATCCAGGACACCGAGAACATCGAGGAGCCGCCTCCCTCGTGGAGCTGTGTGAGCATCGAGGATGTGCGGCAAGCATTGCCGCTCCTTCCTCGCCGCTTTCGCGAACCGTACGTTCTTTTTGCGTTTCAGCAACTCTCCTATAAGGATATTGCCATTCGGCTCGAGCTCTCTGTCGCGACGGTCGGGACACGCATCGCGCGCGCGCGAAGTAAGCTCCGCCTTCTCTTGCGTGCGGCGTATGTGGAAAAGCGCGAGCTGGGCGGGGCCGCCGCCGACAGCGCGCGTGGCTCGAGCAGCGAGCGGTTTTAG
- a CDS encoding short-chain fatty acyl-CoA regulator family protein: MGVRLRRLREERHMSQIAAARALGLSASYYNQLENDERPLTVPVLLKVSAVFGIDVQVFSEEEEARLMADIREALSSSGSEEHVAAAELRQLASSMPSVGRALVTMHRRLREAIDRADAMADRLGGARHSMPSLPLMPFEEVRDFFYARHNHVDELDTAAESLFHEAKLRIGDVAAGLEERLASRHGVEVVIREDAPNMPSPQRRYDPRTRRLALTRHLSPGQRAFQMATQVAFLELGARIQHVVDETRFSSDEARALARIGLANYIAGALVMPYGPFREAAESLRYDIDLLRQRFGVGFEVTCHRLSTLQRADARGVPFFFIRVDRAGNISKRQSATDFHFSRVGGTCPLWNVYEAFAQPGRILRQLAQMPDGRTYLWIARTVSRGHGGYAAPTKTFAVALGCDIRHAHRLVYAKGLDLDDPSAPTPIGAGCKVCERTACPQRAFPPIGGKVVVDENERRLEPYAVFARDGTGEGP, from the coding sequence ATGGGTGTCCGACTTCGGCGCCTGCGCGAGGAGCGGCACATGAGCCAGATCGCGGCGGCGCGCGCGCTCGGGCTCTCGGCGAGCTACTACAACCAGCTCGAGAACGACGAGCGGCCGCTCACGGTGCCCGTCCTGCTCAAGGTGAGCGCCGTCTTCGGCATCGACGTGCAGGTCTTCTCCGAAGAAGAAGAAGCGCGCCTGATGGCGGACATCCGCGAGGCGCTGTCGTCGTCGGGATCCGAGGAGCACGTCGCCGCCGCGGAGCTGCGCCAGCTCGCGAGCAGCATGCCGAGCGTGGGCCGCGCGCTGGTGACGATGCATCGACGGCTTCGAGAGGCCATCGATCGGGCGGACGCCATGGCCGATCGGCTCGGGGGTGCGCGCCATTCCATGCCGTCGCTCCCGCTCATGCCGTTCGAAGAGGTGCGCGACTTCTTTTACGCGCGGCATAACCACGTCGACGAGCTGGACACCGCGGCCGAGTCGCTGTTCCACGAGGCCAAGCTGCGCATCGGCGACGTCGCCGCCGGCCTCGAGGAGCGACTCGCATCGCGGCACGGCGTCGAGGTCGTCATCCGCGAAGACGCTCCGAACATGCCCTCGCCGCAACGAAGGTACGATCCGCGCACGCGCCGCCTCGCGCTCACCCGCCACCTTTCACCGGGCCAGCGGGCGTTTCAAATGGCGACCCAGGTCGCGTTCCTGGAGCTCGGCGCGCGAATCCAACACGTGGTCGACGAGACCCGCTTCTCCAGCGACGAGGCGCGCGCCTTGGCGCGCATCGGGCTGGCGAACTACATCGCCGGCGCCCTCGTCATGCCCTACGGTCCGTTCCGAGAGGCTGCGGAGAGCCTGCGTTACGATATCGATTTATTGCGGCAACGCTTTGGGGTCGGGTTCGAGGTCACCTGCCACCGACTGAGCACCTTGCAGCGGGCGGACGCGCGTGGGGTGCCGTTCTTCTTCATTCGCGTCGATCGCGCCGGCAACATCTCGAAGCGCCAGTCGGCCACCGACTTCCACTTTTCGCGGGTCGGCGGCACATGCCCGCTCTGGAACGTCTACGAGGCGTTCGCGCAGCCGGGCCGCATTCTACGGCAGCTCGCCCAGATGCCCGACGGCCGTACGTACCTCTGGATCGCGCGCACCGTCTCACGCGGACACGGCGGTTATGCCGCGCCGACCAAGACCTTCGCCGTCGCGCTCGGATGTGACATTCGACACGCACACCGGCTCGTCTACGCAAAGGGCCTCGACCTCGACGACCCCAGCGCCCCCACGCCCATTGGTGCAGGGTGCAAGGTATGCGAGCGCACGGCGTGCCCGCAGCGAGCCTTCCCGCCGATTGGCGGGAAGGTCGTCGTCGATGAGAACGAGCGGCGGCTCGAGCCGTATGCGGTATTCGCGCGGGATGGCACGGGCGAAGGACCATGA
- a CDS encoding Hint domain-containing protein, with product MNRPWLGFVRDRRGVSSVEYALLLVGILLAVAGGYRILGATNSKAASTTTAVLLGGNATVAGNGGGGVTGGNGGPGSTSGPVCDGRGCSVPGGNCFVAGTRVATPSGERPIESLHVGDWVLARGELDGAVTARPIVSTFVRAAPSLVDVHIQTVEGDRESIRSTPEHPYWTLDRGWVGAGELAAHESLLDRAGHEVRVTKVVPIAQEASVYNFEVGVDHTYFVGRTALWVHNQCGGGTGGTGGTGGTGGTGGTGSTPPVPSTGPVLSNSGGSTPSGAPPSTTTPGTSGSGAPSGSSAPPSTTAPATSGSSAPAGSGAPAGSAAPAGSSAPPNPPPPATFPPGTAPQPIPPAAVADLPYMNTNNTFRQGRFTYYSHDPRTGEQWVGGTVFTNNRPNGTRLPTTTANGTPITYREYDIHPHTWGVNRGAERVVIGSDGRAYYTNDHYQTFTQM from the coding sequence ATGAACCGTCCTTGGCTCGGGTTCGTTCGGGATCGACGCGGGGTTTCATCCGTCGAGTATGCGCTGCTTCTGGTGGGGATTTTGCTCGCGGTTGCGGGTGGATACCGGATCCTCGGTGCCACCAATTCCAAGGCGGCGAGCACGACGACGGCTGTGCTCCTGGGCGGCAACGCGACCGTTGCCGGCAACGGCGGTGGTGGGGTAACCGGTGGAAACGGCGGGCCAGGTAGCACCAGCGGCCCCGTCTGCGACGGCCGCGGATGCAGCGTTCCGGGTGGCAATTGCTTCGTGGCGGGGACTCGGGTGGCGACGCCCTCGGGAGAGCGTCCCATCGAGAGCCTTCACGTCGGTGATTGGGTGCTTGCGCGCGGCGAGCTCGATGGCGCCGTCACCGCGCGGCCGATCGTGAGCACCTTCGTCCGCGCGGCGCCTTCGCTGGTCGACGTTCATATTCAAACCGTCGAGGGCGATCGCGAGAGCATCCGCTCGACCCCCGAACATCCGTATTGGACACTCGATCGCGGGTGGGTGGGCGCCGGCGAATTGGCGGCTCATGAATCGTTGCTCGATCGCGCCGGGCACGAGGTGCGCGTGACGAAGGTGGTGCCCATCGCGCAGGAGGCGAGCGTCTACAATTTCGAGGTCGGTGTCGACCATACCTACTTCGTCGGGCGCACGGCGCTGTGGGTTCACAACCAGTGCGGAGGTGGTACGGGCGGCACCGGGGGCACGGGCGGCACCGGGGGTACGGGCGGGACGGGTAGCACGCCGCCGGTGCCGTCAACGGGGCCCGTGTTGAGCAACTCCGGTGGGTCGACCCCTTCGGGTGCGCCGCCGAGTACGACGACGCCAGGAACGTCGGGCTCGGGTGCGCCGTCCGGTTCCAGCGCGCCGCCGAGCACGACTGCGCCGGCAACATCGGGCTCCAGCGCGCCCGCAGGCTCCGGTGCCCCCGCAGGTTCCGCCGCCCCCGCGGGCTCCAGCGCCCCGCCCAACCCCCCGCCGCCGGCGACATTTCCACCGGGAACCGCGCCGCAGCCCATCCCGCCGGCGGCAGTGGCCGACCTTCCGTATATGAATACGAACAATACGTTCCGCCAGGGGCGCTTTACGTATTACAGCCACGACCCCAGGACCGGCGAACAATGGGTCGGCGGAACGGTCTTCACGAACAACCGCCCCAATGGCACCCGATTGCCCACGACCACGGCAAACGGCACCCCCATTACCTATCGAGAGTACGATATTCATCCCCACACATGGGGCGTGAACCGAGGCGCCGAGCGGGTCGTCATCGGCAGCGACGGGCGCGCGTATTACACGAACGATCACTACCAAACCTTCACGCAGATGTGA
- a CDS encoding SRPBCC family protein translates to MGNTVKLHRILRTTPEKVYRAFTEADAWARWLPPNGFTAKVHHIEPTVGGTWRMSFTNFTTGKSHSFGGTFFELVPNERIRYSDKFDDPSLAGEMQTTVTLKKVACGTELTVVQEGIPSVIPTEMCYLGWQESLEHLARLVEPEITD, encoded by the coding sequence ATGGGAAACACCGTCAAGCTTCACCGCATCCTTCGCACCACCCCCGAGAAGGTCTACCGCGCCTTCACCGAGGCCGACGCGTGGGCGCGCTGGCTGCCGCCCAACGGCTTCACGGCAAAGGTACACCACATCGAGCCGACCGTGGGTGGCACCTGGCGCATGTCGTTCACCAACTTCACCACCGGCAAGAGCCACTCGTTCGGCGGCACGTTCTTCGAACTCGTCCCCAATGAGCGCATCCGCTACTCCGACAAGTTCGACGACCCGAGCTTGGCCGGCGAGATGCAGACCACCGTCACCCTGAAGAAGGTGGCGTGCGGGACCGAGCTCACCGTCGTGCAGGAAGGCATCCCGAGCGTCATCCCCACCGAGATGTGTTACCTCGGCTGGCAAGAGTCGCTCGAGCACCTGGCGCGGCTGGTCGAGCCCGAGATTACGGACTAA